One genomic segment of Tursiops truncatus isolate mTurTru1 chromosome 4, mTurTru1.mat.Y, whole genome shotgun sequence includes these proteins:
- the FAM131A gene encoding protein FAM131A isoform X4 — protein sequence MLPKSRRALTIQEIAALARSSLHGISQVVKDHVTKPTAMAQGRVAHLIEWKGWSKPSDSPAALESAFSSYSDLSEGEQEARFAAGVAEQFAIAEAKLRAWSSVDGEDSTDESYDEDFAGGTDSDMTGQLPLGPHLQDLFTGHRFSRPMRQGSVEPESDCSQTVSPETLCSSLCSLEDGLLGSPARLASQLLGDELLLAKLPHSRESAFRSLGPLEAQDSLYNSPLTESCLSPAEEEPAPCKDCQPLCLPPASSWERQRQASDVASSGVVSLDEDEVEPEEQ from the exons ATGCTGCCCAAGTCCCGAAGAGCCCTAACTATCCAGGAGATTGCTGCGCTGGCCAGATCCTCCCTGCATG GTATTTCCCAGGTAGTGAAGGACCACGTGACCAAGcccactgccatggcccagggcCGAGTGGCTCACCTCATTGAGTGGAAGGGCTGGAGCAAGCCAAGTGACTCGCCCGCTGCCCTAGAATCAGCCTTTTCCTCCTATTCAGACCTCAGTGAGGGTGAACAAGAGGCTCGCTTTGCAGCAG GAGTGGCCGAGCAATTCGCCATTGCAGAAGCCAAGCTCCGGGCATGGTCATCAGTGGATGGGGAGGACTCCACCGATGAATCCTATGATGAGGACTTTGCTGGGGGAACTGACTCAG ACATGACTGGGCAGCTGCCCCTGGGGCCCCACCTCCAGGACCTCTTCACCGGCCACCGATTCTCCCGGCCTATGCGCCAGGGCTCCGTGGAACCCGAGAGCGACTGCTCGCAGACCGTGTCCCCAGAGACCCTGTGCTCTAGTCTGTGCAGCCTGGAGGACGGGTTGTTGGGCTCCCCGGCCCGCCTGGCTTCCCAGCTGCTGGGCGACGAGCTGCTCCTCGCCAAACTGCCCCACAGCCGGGAAAGTGCCTTCCGCAGCCTGGGCCCATTGGAGGCCCAGGACTCGCTCTACAACTCGCCCCTCACAGAGTCCTGCCTTTCTCCTGCTGAGGAGGAGCCAGCCCCCTGCAAGGACTGCCAGCCGCTCTGCCTGCCGCCAGCGAGCAGCTGGGAACGGCAGCGGCAAGCCTCTGACGTAGCTTCTTCTGGGGTGGTGTCCTTAGACGAGGATGAGGTGGAGCCAGAGGAACAGTGA